CTTCTGCCTCGCCATGTACCGCATGCACCGCCAGTTGCCCCAAGGCGCGCTCGGCACGCAAATCCACGCGCGCCGCGATGCGCCCGGCGAACAGGAATGGCAGCACGTAATAGCCGTACACACGCTTGTGAGCGGGCGTGTAGATCTCTAATCGGTAGCGGAAATCGAACAAACGCTCTGTGCGGCTGCGCTCCCAGACCAACGAATCGAAAGGCGACAGCAAGGCGCTGGCGTCGATTCGCCGGGGAATGCGTGGGGTACCTGCACAGTAGGCGGGTTGCTTCCAGCCGTGTACCTGAACCGCTTGCAAGCGACCATCGCCGACCAATTCAGCCAGTGCCGCCCTGCCCTGCTCAGGCGCCAGGCGGAAATAGTCGCGCAGGTCGCGCTCGGTCGCCACGCCCAAGGCCGTGGCGGCGTGCAGCATCAGGCCCTGATGGGCTTCGGCCTCGCTGGGCTGGGGCTGATCCAGGACCGCCCGCGGCAGCACCTTGTCCGGCACATCGTAGAGCCGCTCGAAGCCACGTCGCCCCGCCACCGTCACCTCGCCTGCGGCGAACAGCCATTCCAGCGCATGTTTCTCCTCGCTCCAGTCCCACCAGGGGCCGGCCCGTTCCTGGCGCGTCGACAGGCTGCCGGCGCCCACTGCGCCCTGTTCGCGCACGGCTGACAGTACCCGGGCGATCACATCCTGGCGTTCGCGGCCGAACTGCGCCAGCTGGCGATAGATGCCACGGCCATCGGCGGCGTGGGCCATGCGCCAGCGCAGCAACGGGTAGAGGCTCAGTGGTAGCAGCGAGGCTTCGTGGCCCCAGTATTCGAACAGCTGACGTTGCCGGCCACGGCCCCAGGCGAGCTGGTCGAGCATGTCGGGGGAATATCCGCCCAGACGGGAAAACAGCGGCAAGTAATGAGAGCGAACCAGGGCATTGACGGAGTCGATCTGCAACACACCCAGGCGTTGCAGCATGCGCTTGATGACGGGCAGCGTTGGTGGGAGTCGGGGCTGTTTGCCGAAGCCTTGAGCGGACAACGCCAGGCGCCGGGCCTGGTTGATGGACAGGTTGAGGGGCAATGGTCGTACCTCCCTGCAGGGCTGTTGTCCCTCTAGTGTCTTCAATGGCCCTATCGCCGGCAAGCCGGCTCCCACATTCAAAGCACCAACTGTACCTGTGGGAGCCGGCTTGCCGGCGATAGGGCCGTTGCGTCACTTGCGCAGCGGGTCGTCCCAGAAATGCCGATCGGCCTCTTGCTGGATATCCGCCCTGCTCAACCCAAGGTCGTGCAGTGTCGCATCGCTCAAGCTCGCCAGCTCGCGGCGCTGACGGTACAGCTCGTACCAGCGCACCGAGCGCTCGAGCGCCGCGTGCCACAGGTGGTTCAGTGAAATGACAGGTTGCTGGATGCTGCTGACATGACCTTTCATCGTGAAGCCCTCCGTGTTGATGGCTCCAGTCTCCTGCCAGGCTTAAGATCAATCCAACGAATGTTTCTGATGCCATGCATCTCGGAGATTGATGCAATGTCCCAGTACCAGAGCCTCGATGCCGACGTGCTGCGCACCTTCGTCGCCATCGCCGAGCAAGGCGGCTTCACTCGCGCCGGGGAAGTGGTCAACCGCACCCAGTCGGCGGTCAGCATGCAGATGAAACGCCTTGAGGAAGACATCCTGCAGCGCCAGCTGTTCGAGCGCGACGGCCGCCAAGTGCGCCTGACGGCCGAAGGCCAGGTGCTGCTCGGTTATGCCAGGCGCATTCTCAAGCTGCATGGCGAGGTGTTCAATACGTTGCGCATGCCGCACATGGTGGGGTTGGTGCGCATCGGCACACCTGATGATTACGCCATGCGTTTCCTGCCGAAAATCCTGTCGAGCTTTGCCCAGGCCTACCCGCTGGTACAGGTGGAGGTGCATTGCGATTCGTCCAAGCAGCTGATGCTGCGCCAGGACCTGGACCTGACCATCGTCACCCGTGAGCCAGGCAACGAGGTGGGCCAGCTGCTGCGCCAGGAGCGCCTGGTGTGGGCGGCTGCCGAAGGCTTTTGCCCGCAGGAACAGCGGCCGATTCCGCTGGCCCTGTTCAATACCGACTGCTTCTGCCGCGGCTGGACCTGCAATGCCCTGGAAGCCCAAGGCATCGACTACCGCATCGCCTACACCAGCCCCAGCCTGGCGGCGATCTTTGCCATCGTGACTGCGGGGCTGGCGGTGACGGCGCAGCTGCAGAGCCTGATTGGCGGCAACATCCGCATCCTTGGCGAGCAGGATGGGTTGCCGCAGTTGCCGGTGGCGAATGTGATGCTGTTGCGCAATACGCAGACCCACTCACCGATTACCAACTGCATGGCGGATTACATCGTCGAAGGGTTTCAGTGAGCCGGGGGCGCTATGCGCCCCCATTCTCAAAGCTCAAACCCGAGCATGACCGCACACACCACCAGAAACACACAGAACATCCCTCGCAATACCTTCTCCGGCAGCGCATGCGCCAACCGCACCCCCCAACTGATACTCAGCAGCCCCCCGATCGCCAACGGTATCCCCACACTCCAGTCGACACTCTGGTGCACGCCATAGGTCAGCAAGGTGACCGTGGTACTCGGTGCCGCCAGCGCCAGCGACAGCCCTTGCGCCACCACCTGGGTCGTGCCGAACACGCTGGTCAGGATCGGCGTGGCCACCACAGCACCACCCACCCCGAACAACCCGCCCATGGCCCCGGCAAAACTGCCCAGCACCCCCAGCCATGGCCATGGATAACGCAGCTCGCTGCTGGCCGGTGCCACCTTGAGGAACATCCGCGCCACGTTCCACACCGCCAGCGCCACCAGGAACCCCACAAACCCCAGGCGCATGGCATGCGCATCGATACCCACCGCCCAGATCGACCCCAGCCAGGCAAACAGGAAGCTGCACAGCGACAGCGGCAACGCATGGCGCAGCTCGATGCGATTGCGCTGGTGGTAACGCCACAGCGCCAGCAGCACGTTCGGCACCACCATTACCAGCGCCGTGCCTTGCGCCAGCTGCTGGTCGAGGCCAAACAACACTCCCAGTGCCGGAATGGCGATCAACCCGCCACCAATGCCGAACAAGCCTCCCATGGTGCCCAAGGCGGCGCCCAGGGCGATATACAACAACCACTCGATCATCAGGGCCTCGTCCGCCTGCGTAAGTAATGCCTGCATGCTATCGAGTGCGGGCTGGCAGGGAAACGCACAGCAACGCACAATGGCTGTGCGTTTCATGCATAAGCAAGGTTGCCCATGAGCCCGGATACCCTGACCGACCAACTGAGTCTGTTCCTCGATGTGCTGGAGGCCGGCAGTTTTTCCGCTGCCGCTCGCCGCCACCCGCTTACCCCTTCC
The Pseudomonas sp. KU43P genome window above contains:
- a CDS encoding sulfite exporter TauE/SafE family protein, coding for MIEWLLYIALGAALGTMGGLFGIGGGLIAIPALGVLFGLDQQLAQGTALVMVVPNVLLALWRYHQRNRIELRHALPLSLCSFLFAWLGSIWAVGIDAHAMRLGFVGFLVALAVWNVARMFLKVAPASSELRYPWPWLGVLGSFAGAMGGLFGVGGAVVATPILTSVFGTTQVVAQGLSLALAAPSTTVTLLTYGVHQSVDWSVGIPLAIGGLLSISWGVRLAHALPEKVLRGMFCVFLVVCAVMLGFEL
- a CDS encoding winged helix-turn-helix domain-containing protein, with the protein product MPLNLSINQARRLALSAQGFGKQPRLPPTLPVIKRMLQRLGVLQIDSVNALVRSHYLPLFSRLGGYSPDMLDQLAWGRGRQRQLFEYWGHEASLLPLSLYPLLRWRMAHAADGRGIYRQLAQFGRERQDVIARVLSAVREQGAVGAGSLSTRQERAGPWWDWSEEKHALEWLFAAGEVTVAGRRGFERLYDVPDKVLPRAVLDQPQPSEAEAHQGLMLHAATALGVATERDLRDYFRLAPEQGRAALAELVGDGRLQAVQVHGWKQPAYCAGTPRIPRRIDASALLSPFDSLVWERSRTERLFDFRYRLEIYTPAHKRVYGYYVLPFLFAGRIAARVDLRAERALGQLAVHAVHGEAEGLGEAGYQALALELLRLAQWLGLERVQLNCPRQEGSQLRQALLSAVLA
- a CDS encoding DUF1127 domain-containing protein; amino-acid sequence: MKGHVSSIQQPVISLNHLWHAALERSVRWYELYRQRRELASLSDATLHDLGLSRADIQQEADRHFWDDPLRK
- a CDS encoding LysR substrate-binding domain-containing protein, translating into MSQYQSLDADVLRTFVAIAEQGGFTRAGEVVNRTQSAVSMQMKRLEEDILQRQLFERDGRQVRLTAEGQVLLGYARRILKLHGEVFNTLRMPHMVGLVRIGTPDDYAMRFLPKILSSFAQAYPLVQVEVHCDSSKQLMLRQDLDLTIVTREPGNEVGQLLRQERLVWAAAEGFCPQEQRPIPLALFNTDCFCRGWTCNALEAQGIDYRIAYTSPSLAAIFAIVTAGLAVTAQLQSLIGGNIRILGEQDGLPQLPVANVMLLRNTQTHSPITNCMADYIVEGFQ